ATCTCACGCTTGCCTCCGGGGTCAACTTACGAGGGCTCGGGCCGAATGCCACGCTGGTGCTCGTCAACGGCCGCCGCATCGCCGGGTCGGGACTCGTTGGCGACTTCGCAGACATTTCGAGCATTCCCTTGAGCGCGCTCGAGCGAGTCGAGGTGGTCACAGACGGCGCATCCGCGCTCTATGGCTCGGATGCTGTCGCAGGGGTCGTCAACATCCTCCTTAAGCACGATTTCGACGGCTTCGAAACTCGCGCGCGCGGCGGCATGGTCACACAAGGGCACGCCCGCGAGTGGCAGCTCTCGCAGACAGCGGGCGCACGCTGGGGCGGCGGGTCGCTGCTGATCGCCTACGAATTTCAGAAGCGAGTGGGTCTTCGCAGTGCCGACCGCAAGTACGCACGTTCTGCAGACCTACGCGCCTTTGGCGGCACCGATCATCGCTACCCCTACAGCGTGCCTGGCAATGTCTTTGGCTTTGATGAGAGCGGAGCACTAGGCCCAGTCTACGCAATCCCATCAAGGCCGGCCGGCACGGTGCTGAATGCGAACGACTTTCTCGCGGGGCAAGCTAACCTCGAGAACTTCAGAATTGGGTCCGATCTGACACCCGATCAACGGCGGCACAGTGTCTATGCAAGGGCGATGCAGACAATCGCGGACGGCATTGAACTCTCGATCGAAGGTCGCTTCGCCGATCGCCGGTATGACAGCCGCACCTCCGGCTACGCGACGATCCTGTTCATCACCGATGCCAACCCCTGGTTCGTGTCGCCCACGGGAGCGTCGAGCGATCTTATCGGCTATGCTTTCACGCGTGAGCTTGGCGCTACGCGCACGGCTGGCTCTGCCAAAACGCTGGGGCTGACAGGATCGCTGGATGCGCAGCTCGGGTCGGGCTGGCGGCTGTCCAGTTACGCAGGGTTCGCGCGTCAGCGCGACATGAGCCGCACCGACCGCATCGCCAACGAGTACGTCCTTGCTGAAGCGTTAGGAGCCATCCCGGACGATCCATTGACAGCCTATGCGCCGGCAAGGGACGGATATTTCAACCCTTATGGGAATGGTTCGGCGAACAGTGCCGCAGTGCTTGGGGCGATCGCGGGCTACACCGATGCCAGGACACGCTCAAGGGTCCTCACTGTGGACGCGCTGGCCGATGGACCTTTGTTCACGCTGCCAGGCGGCATGCTGAAGTTGGCTATCGGCGCTGATTACCGCCGCGAAAATTTTTTCAGCCGGTCAAGTGACTTCATCTTCACGCCGCAGCCCAATATCGGTGCGCCCTCACGTTATACGCGTGACATTTGGGCGGGCTTTGCCGAGGTGAATGTTCCGCTGGTCGGCGCCGAAAATGCCCGAGCTGGTATCGAGCAACTCGAGTTAACAGGTGCGGCGCGGATCGAACGCTATGATGACTTTGGGCATACGACCAACCCCAAGTTCTCCTTGCGCTGGGTGCCCCTCGATGGGCTTGCGCTACGGGGAACTTGGGGAACTTCATTCCGTGCGCCCAACCTTCGTGAGCTTGGTCAACGCGAGACAATCAGTCCCTCGTTGTTGCCCGACGCGGTGGGCAATTCGCTCGTCGTACTGCAACGCAGCGGTGGCAATTCCACGCTCAAGCCTGAGCGTGCGCGAAGCTGGACGCTCGACTTCGATTTGAAGCCCGCAGTCTTCACTGGCTTGCGTGCCAGTGTCACCGGCTTTCGCACGATCTTCGATCGCCGCATCGACTTGCCAGCGTTGCGCAACTTCTCGCGGGCGCTTGTTGACCCCAATCTGAGTGCCTTCGTCCGCCGGGTCGCACCAGGTACGAACGCCGCCGATCGCGCTCTTGTCGAGGCGCTCCTTGCACAAGCAGGCGGGATCGGCGGCTACCCTCTCGAGAGTGTCACCGCCATTGTCGACACGCGCTACGTCAACACAGGGAGCGTCGATGTTTCCGGCCTCGATGTTGATGTGGGCTATGCCTTCCAGCACGGGCGAGACCAGTTCGATATCGGCATAAACGCTACATATCTTGGGCGCTGGCGCGAGCGACTGACGCCGACAGCAGCGGCGATCGACCAGCGCAATCGCGCGGAAAAGCCGGTGGACTTGAGGGGCCGGGCGACGCTGGGTTGGAGCAGGGGAGCTTTCGATCTGCTCGTTGGGCTCAACTACGTGGACCGATACCGCGATCTTCTGGGCGGGCGGATCAAGGCCTGGTCGACGCTTGACACGCGCATCGGCTATGCGCCGAAGGCTGGCACTTTGGCGGGACTGACGCTCGCAGTGGTTGCGCAGAACCTGCTTGATCGGTCACCGCCGTTCTACGACTCCAGTTCCGCGGCAGGATACGACGGCGCCAACGCGGATGCGACGGGCCGGTTTGTCGCCTTCGAAGTCAGCAAGCGCTGGTGACGGTGATCCGATGCGTTCTGCAGTTCTCGTGCTCGCATGGCTCGCAAGCCTGTTCCACGCCGCGCAGGCGTCGGCTCGGTCCTACACGGTCGACGATCTGCTTCGCCTTGAAGCCATCGGCAAGGTTCTCGTCGACCCTGCCGGGCGATGGCTGGCGTTCGAAAAAAGAGAGGGAATGTTTTCGCTAAAAGAGCATGGGCGGATCGCCAAAGCGGACGTCTTGCGCTCGACACCCTATGTGGTCGATCTTGCGAGCCCCGGCAGGGCACAGCCGCTTCTGACGGACGGGAGACCAAGCGGCACCATCCTTCTGGGCTTCTCCCCTGGGGGACGTCACCTTGCGATCGCCAGGCTCGAAGGCGATCGCTTCCGGCTCGGAACCGTCAACTTGGCAAGCCGGGAGGTGCGCTGGTGGCCCTTCGCACCGAGCTATGATCCCTTCCATAGCATTGCTGTCTGGGTAGACGACGTCAGGCTCGTGGTGATCGCTCAGGAAGACGACCGCGCCGCGGGATGGCTCGTTGCCGACACCATGCCGCGCAAGAGCGCGGCCCAGCGCGGCGCCGATACGGCTGCTGGGCGACTGGGGGTCACTTCTGCCGGCAGCGGCCGCTTTCTTGATCTGCAAAAACACAGCGAGCGGCGCTTGCTGCTCCTCGATCTTAACCGACATGTCGCGACAGCTTCTATTATTGGGCCCTGGGTCTCACTGGCTCCGGCGCCGTCTGGTTCGTGGCTTGCCGCGACCCGGCAGGCAGGTCCGCTCCAGCCCGCAGCGGCGGACCCGGTGCACGAGGATACGCCTTACATGAGCGAAGAGTTGCTTCTGCTCAGGCCTGACGCGCATAGCATCTGGTCGCCTTGCGACACTTGCACGCTCGCTGGCGTGCCCTCTTGGAACCGTCGAGGGGACACGGTTGTCGCGCTCATCGTCGCTCACGGGCGCCAGCAGATCCTGTTGGCCCAGCCCGCCAAAAGGTTCGTTGCGCTCCTGCCTGCGCCGCGCGGCCGGGCGAGCGCTGCAGGTTCGATCGGATGTCCGCTGCGCTGGCGAGGGCAGGAGCTTGTCGTGCCGGGGACTGACTCAGCGCGAGCGAAGGGGCCTGCTGAAATCGTGGGACGCCTGTCTGTACGCGTGAGCGGTTCATGTGCGAACGGCCAGTGGCCGGTAGACGGGGCCGATTGGATTCGGGTGAGCAGCACGACGCCCCTGCGCTTCATAGACGCGCAGGGGCACCGACAAGCGCTCACATCCGGCATGGACAACGCTTCGGATGCCCTTGGCGAATTCGTCGCCCAAACCGAAGCACTTCCTCTAGGGGGCAAGACTGGTGCCACGCTACTACGCTTGCGCAAAGCGCGCGGGGCCGAGCAGCTCGTATTGCTGCGCAAACGAGCCATGACACCGCTCATAAATCTCAACACCCACATGAAAGATGTGGAACCCGCAACCTGGCGTGCTCTCGTTCAAAACGGGCGTGATGGGAAGCAAGTCAGCTGGCTGGTCCTGCCACCAGGCACCAGGCGTGGCGCCCCGTTGCCGCTCGTCGTTTTTCCCTATCCTGGGCAGATATACAGTGAGCAGCCACCAGCAGACCAGCAGCTCGGCGGGGAGCGCTACTACACCAGTGCGCAGTTGCTTGCAGCCTCAGGCTTTGCTGTCCTGCTTCCAAGCCTGCCCATGCCACGTGTGCTTCCAGACCAAGGCTATCCCTTCGCCCGGGCAATTGAGAAGGTACTGGAGGAAGCGCTCGGCACTGGCTGCTGTGATCGGGCGCGCGTGGGCCTGTGGGGGCACAGTTACGGAGCTTACGCCGCGGCCATGGCAGCAAGTCAAAGTTCTCGTTTTCATGCGATCGTTGCCTCCTCGGGCATCTACGATCTAGCAGGGACCGTCGGCACCTTCGGACCGGGCACTCGCGCATCGCCGGAGCGGATGTTGCCCGTGGCGGCAAACTATGCCTGGGCCGAGGAGGGGCAGGGCCGGATGGGGGGCGCGCCTTGGAGTGTGCCCTTGCGTTATGTCGCCAACAGTCCGGTCTATTTGGCCGACAAAATTCAAGCACCAATGCTGATCACGGCAGCGGATCAAGATGTATCGCCCCTTGGTCAGGCCGAGCAGCTTTTCTCCGCGCTCTTCCGCCAAGGCAAGCCCGCACAGCTAGTCACGTACTGGGGGGAAGGGCACGTTGTCTCGAGCCCTGCCAACTTGCGCGATCTTTACGCGCGCGTGACGGCCTTCTTCCGGTCTGAACTGAACTCGAAAACTGAGGGGCAGAAAGCCGCGGCATCTGAAGGTCAGCTAGAAACACCAAGGCTTCAGGACCGATGAACAGGTTTTGTGCATGATGTCAGCGGACGGGATCATTGCGCCTTAGCGCCGGGTGCGCCGAGCCTTGTCCCTGCCAGGCCTTGTTCGGCGTAGATCTTCGCCTTCAACAGGCAGCTCGCCTCGCAAGCCGCTCGGCTGGCACAGCGTCGCGACGCCTAGATCGGAACACCCTCGTTGCGAACGAGTGCTGCCGCTAGTTGAGGTCGGTCGGCAAGGTAGGTTTGACAATTGAAAGTAGTCTGATCCGCAGACCTGCCTCGTGTTCCTGGTCTGCCTCTCCTTCTCCGCCATATTGTTCTTGCAAACCATGGTCTGCATAGTGTCAACACAGGCCAGCCGCACTATCCTCCGCCATGCGGTTGTGCGGTCAGGGCTGGTGTCTGGTCCCCCCCGACGCCAGTCCGCCCTGACAAACAGGTCATCATCGTGAGGGAAGCGGGCGGTACCTAGCTGCCTTTACCACCTAAGCGTGGTAGTATGAGCGCTGACGAGTTTGAATGGCGAGCTCCTTGAACATGCAAGGTCAGAGCGACTGGAAGGTATTAGAACCGTGAGACTGACCCCCTCGGATCTACCGGCCATCGATCGTTGGACGTTTGGAAGCTGCTGGATCGCTGATTATGATGCTCGCTATGCGTTACTGACGCTTCGCCGATCTGTCGGACCGCTCGCGCGAGCTCGCATTCCTGCCCCTGACCTCGTCCGGTCGATCTGCTTGTAGAGCTTAAAAGCAGCGCGATGTCGTCGTCTAAGTTATGACACAAAATGGTTTTAGAAGAGAGGCTATGCTTCAGAAACTGCTGCGATTGGTGACTTTCAGGAAAGAAGCCGGCCCTGTGGCCGTGCAAGGGTATGCGCCTATATCGCAGCAAGAGTACCGCGCCGCTTTCCGGAGGGTCGACGAGGCTCATCTCAAGGGCCGTCCCCGAGATGTGCTACTTCGCGATGCGTTGGTGATCAAAGGATATTCCCGGCCGGCTGAGGGATATGACAGCTTTGGCTGGCCAGAAGGCGATCCACGTAGCCCGAACGC
Above is a window of Novosphingobium sp. 9U DNA encoding:
- a CDS encoding prolyl oligopeptidase family serine peptidase, with the translated sequence MRSAVLVLAWLASLFHAAQASARSYTVDDLLRLEAIGKVLVDPAGRWLAFEKREGMFSLKEHGRIAKADVLRSTPYVVDLASPGRAQPLLTDGRPSGTILLGFSPGGRHLAIARLEGDRFRLGTVNLASREVRWWPFAPSYDPFHSIAVWVDDVRLVVIAQEDDRAAGWLVADTMPRKSAAQRGADTAAGRLGVTSAGSGRFLDLQKHSERRLLLLDLNRHVATASIIGPWVSLAPAPSGSWLAATRQAGPLQPAAADPVHEDTPYMSEELLLLRPDAHSIWSPCDTCTLAGVPSWNRRGDTVVALIVAHGRQQILLAQPAKRFVALLPAPRGRASAAGSIGCPLRWRGQELVVPGTDSARAKGPAEIVGRLSVRVSGSCANGQWPVDGADWIRVSSTTPLRFIDAQGHRQALTSGMDNASDALGEFVAQTEALPLGGKTGATLLRLRKARGAEQLVLLRKRAMTPLINLNTHMKDVEPATWRALVQNGRDGKQVSWLVLPPGTRRGAPLPLVVFPYPGQIYSEQPPADQQLGGERYYTSAQLLAASGFAVLLPSLPMPRVLPDQGYPFARAIEKVLEEALGTGCCDRARVGLWGHSYGAYAAAMAASQSSRFHAIVASSGIYDLAGTVGTFGPGTRASPERMLPVAANYAWAEEGQGRMGGAPWSVPLRYVANSPVYLADKIQAPMLITAADQDVSPLGQAEQLFSALFRQGKPAQLVTYWGEGHVVSSPANLRDLYARVTAFFRSELNSKTEGQKAAASEGQLETPRLQDR
- a CDS encoding TonB-dependent receptor; this translates as MPAVVQAAEAQYGFDIAAGPLSTALVRYAEQAQVQLLYAPQLADGRRSRALRGRFSAREGLERLLAGTGITIQQVSPQVFVLTAAKPLRPTPSMSSVAVPAPSEENEGGEIVVTGTHIHGAAPASPTQIVTRAQIERNGYSSVAQALQALPGNFNGMANEQSALSFADRSGNNLTLASGVNLRGLGPNATLVLVNGRRIAGSGLVGDFADISSIPLSALERVEVVTDGASALYGSDAVAGVVNILLKHDFDGFETRARGGMVTQGHAREWQLSQTAGARWGGGSLLIAYEFQKRVGLRSADRKYARSADLRAFGGTDHRYPYSVPGNVFGFDESGALGPVYAIPSRPAGTVLNANDFLAGQANLENFRIGSDLTPDQRRHSVYARAMQTIADGIELSIEGRFADRRYDSRTSGYATILFITDANPWFVSPTGASSDLIGYAFTRELGATRTAGSAKTLGLTGSLDAQLGSGWRLSSYAGFARQRDMSRTDRIANEYVLAEALGAIPDDPLTAYAPARDGYFNPYGNGSANSAAVLGAIAGYTDARTRSRVLTVDALADGPLFTLPGGMLKLAIGADYRRENFFSRSSDFIFTPQPNIGAPSRYTRDIWAGFAEVNVPLVGAENARAGIEQLELTGAARIERYDDFGHTTNPKFSLRWVPLDGLALRGTWGTSFRAPNLRELGQRETISPSLLPDAVGNSLVVLQRSGGNSTLKPERARSWTLDFDLKPAVFTGLRASVTGFRTIFDRRIDLPALRNFSRALVDPNLSAFVRRVAPGTNAADRALVEALLAQAGGIGGYPLESVTAIVDTRYVNTGSVDVSGLDVDVGYAFQHGRDQFDIGINATYLGRWRERLTPTAAAIDQRNRAEKPVDLRGRATLGWSRGAFDLLVGLNYVDRYRDLLGGRIKAWSTLDTRIGYAPKAGTLAGLTLAVVAQNLLDRSPPFYDSSSAAGYDGANADATGRFVAFEVSKRW